One window of Pithys albifrons albifrons isolate INPA30051 chromosome 18, PitAlb_v1, whole genome shotgun sequence genomic DNA carries:
- the CTCFL gene encoding transcriptional repressor CTCFL isoform X1 produces the protein MNEKVRKVNSLPLKQIDRDNGAIAFENNIQQLSPSEEGEGKKLFSTVGETKSQSCKDNENLSEMCNESKEQEYTTVSENAKTVKFEACVPHEKKAGEKEGFSCFFCTFTSVRLSNLKRHLKTHSEEKCFVCHLCPKAFHTATLLHNHMNTHTGTKPYKCSECDTAFVTKGELSRHRRYKHTLEKPFKCTICEYSSVEASKMRRHVRSHTGERPYPCGLCSYASKDAYKLKRHMLTHTGEKHYECCICQARFTQSGSMKIHMLQKHGENVPKHQCPHCSTFISRKSDLDVHLRNLHSYVEEAIKCRDCEAVFHERYTFLQHKKTHRVALQSFQDVSTVKNEHCASEMF, from the exons attGACAGAGATAATGGTGCCATTGCGTTTGAAAATAACATCCAGCAGCTGAGTCCATCTgaagagggggaaggaaagaaacttTTTTCCACAGTTGGGGAAACAAAGAGCCAAAGCTGCAAAGACAATGAGAATTTGTCAGAGATGTGTAATGAAAGTAAAGAGCAGGAATATACAACTGTATCAGAAAATGCCAAGACTGTAAAATTTGAGGCTTGTGTGCCACAtgagaaaaaag caggagaaaaagaaggttTCAGCTGTTTTTTCTGCACATTCACCTCAGTCAGATTATCAAACCTGAAGCGTCATTTGAAAACCCATTCTGAAGAGAAATGTTTTGTGTGTCACCTCTGCCCTAAGGCTTTTCATACAGCAACTCTTCTGCACAACCACATGAACACACATACAG GGACCAAACCCTACAAATGCAGTGAGTGTGACACAGCATTTGTGACCAAGGGTGAGCTGTCCCGACACAGGCGATACAAACACACTTTAGAAAAGCCTTTCAAGTGCACAATATGTGAATACTCCAGTGTAGAA GCCAGCAAGATGAGACGGCACGTTCGCTCGCACACAGGAGAGCGTCCCTATCCCTGTGGCCTGTGCAGTTATGCCAGCAAAGATGCTTACAAGCTGAAAAGGCACATGTTAACTCACACAG GGGAAAAGCACTATGAATGTTGTATTTGCCAGGCCAGATTCACTCAAAGTGGTAGCATGAAAATCCACATGTTACAGAAGCACGGAGAAAATGTCCCAAAACACCAGTGTCCACATTGTAGTACCTTTATTTCCCGAAAAAGTGATTTAG ATGTCCACTTGCGAAATCTCCATTCCTACGTGGAAGAGGCGATCAAGTGCAGGGACTGCGAGGCCGTTTTCCACGAGCGCTACACTTTCCTTCAGCACAAGAAGACTCACAGAG ttgcCCTGCAATCATTCCAAGATGTCTCTACTGTGAAAAATGAACATTGTGCCAGTGAGATGTTTTAG
- the CTCFL gene encoding transcriptional repressor CTCFL isoform X3 has protein sequence MEAAIVPGIDRDNGAIAFENNIQQLSPSEEGEGKKLFSTVGETKSQSCKDNENLSEMCNESKEQEYTTVSENAKTVKFEACVPHEKKAGEKEGFSCFFCTFTSVRLSNLKRHLKTHSEEKCFVCHLCPKAFHTATLLHNHMNTHTGTKPYKCSECDTAFVTKGELSRHRRYKHTLEKPFKCTICEYSSVEASKMRRHVRSHTGERPYPCGLCSYASKDAYKLKRHMLTHTGEKHYECCICQARFTQSGSMKIHMLQKHGENVPKHQCPHCSTFISRKSDLDVHLRNLHSYVEEAIKCRDCEAVFHERYTFLQHKKTHRVALQSFQDVSTVKNEHCASEMF, from the exons attGACAGAGATAATGGTGCCATTGCGTTTGAAAATAACATCCAGCAGCTGAGTCCATCTgaagagggggaaggaaagaaacttTTTTCCACAGTTGGGGAAACAAAGAGCCAAAGCTGCAAAGACAATGAGAATTTGTCAGAGATGTGTAATGAAAGTAAAGAGCAGGAATATACAACTGTATCAGAAAATGCCAAGACTGTAAAATTTGAGGCTTGTGTGCCACAtgagaaaaaag caggagaaaaagaaggttTCAGCTGTTTTTTCTGCACATTCACCTCAGTCAGATTATCAAACCTGAAGCGTCATTTGAAAACCCATTCTGAAGAGAAATGTTTTGTGTGTCACCTCTGCCCTAAGGCTTTTCATACAGCAACTCTTCTGCACAACCACATGAACACACATACAG GGACCAAACCCTACAAATGCAGTGAGTGTGACACAGCATTTGTGACCAAGGGTGAGCTGTCCCGACACAGGCGATACAAACACACTTTAGAAAAGCCTTTCAAGTGCACAATATGTGAATACTCCAGTGTAGAA GCCAGCAAGATGAGACGGCACGTTCGCTCGCACACAGGAGAGCGTCCCTATCCCTGTGGCCTGTGCAGTTATGCCAGCAAAGATGCTTACAAGCTGAAAAGGCACATGTTAACTCACACAG GGGAAAAGCACTATGAATGTTGTATTTGCCAGGCCAGATTCACTCAAAGTGGTAGCATGAAAATCCACATGTTACAGAAGCACGGAGAAAATGTCCCAAAACACCAGTGTCCACATTGTAGTACCTTTATTTCCCGAAAAAGTGATTTAG ATGTCCACTTGCGAAATCTCCATTCCTACGTGGAAGAGGCGATCAAGTGCAGGGACTGCGAGGCCGTTTTCCACGAGCGCTACACTTTCCTTCAGCACAAGAAGACTCACAGAG ttgcCCTGCAATCATTCCAAGATGTCTCTACTGTGAAAAATGAACATTGTGCCAGTGAGATGTTTTAG
- the CTCFL gene encoding transcriptional repressor CTCFL isoform X2, with protein sequence MNEKVRKVNSLPLKQIDRDNGAIAFENNIQQLSPSEEGEGKKLFSTVGETKSQSCKDNENLSEMCNESKEQEYTTVSENAKTVKFEACVPHEKKGEKEGFSCFFCTFTSVRLSNLKRHLKTHSEEKCFVCHLCPKAFHTATLLHNHMNTHTGTKPYKCSECDTAFVTKGELSRHRRYKHTLEKPFKCTICEYSSVEASKMRRHVRSHTGERPYPCGLCSYASKDAYKLKRHMLTHTGEKHYECCICQARFTQSGSMKIHMLQKHGENVPKHQCPHCSTFISRKSDLDVHLRNLHSYVEEAIKCRDCEAVFHERYTFLQHKKTHRVALQSFQDVSTVKNEHCASEMF encoded by the exons attGACAGAGATAATGGTGCCATTGCGTTTGAAAATAACATCCAGCAGCTGAGTCCATCTgaagagggggaaggaaagaaacttTTTTCCACAGTTGGGGAAACAAAGAGCCAAAGCTGCAAAGACAATGAGAATTTGTCAGAGATGTGTAATGAAAGTAAAGAGCAGGAATATACAACTGTATCAGAAAATGCCAAGACTGTAAAATTTGAGGCTTGTGTGCCACAtgagaaaaaag gagaaaaagaaggttTCAGCTGTTTTTTCTGCACATTCACCTCAGTCAGATTATCAAACCTGAAGCGTCATTTGAAAACCCATTCTGAAGAGAAATGTTTTGTGTGTCACCTCTGCCCTAAGGCTTTTCATACAGCAACTCTTCTGCACAACCACATGAACACACATACAG GGACCAAACCCTACAAATGCAGTGAGTGTGACACAGCATTTGTGACCAAGGGTGAGCTGTCCCGACACAGGCGATACAAACACACTTTAGAAAAGCCTTTCAAGTGCACAATATGTGAATACTCCAGTGTAGAA GCCAGCAAGATGAGACGGCACGTTCGCTCGCACACAGGAGAGCGTCCCTATCCCTGTGGCCTGTGCAGTTATGCCAGCAAAGATGCTTACAAGCTGAAAAGGCACATGTTAACTCACACAG GGGAAAAGCACTATGAATGTTGTATTTGCCAGGCCAGATTCACTCAAAGTGGTAGCATGAAAATCCACATGTTACAGAAGCACGGAGAAAATGTCCCAAAACACCAGTGTCCACATTGTAGTACCTTTATTTCCCGAAAAAGTGATTTAG ATGTCCACTTGCGAAATCTCCATTCCTACGTGGAAGAGGCGATCAAGTGCAGGGACTGCGAGGCCGTTTTCCACGAGCGCTACACTTTCCTTCAGCACAAGAAGACTCACAGAG ttgcCCTGCAATCATTCCAAGATGTCTCTACTGTGAAAAATGAACATTGTGCCAGTGAGATGTTTTAG
- the CTCFL gene encoding transcriptional repressor CTCFL isoform X4, with product MNEKIDRDNGAIAFENNIQQLSPSEEGEGKKLFSTVGETKSQSCKDNENLSEMCNESKEQEYTTVSENAKTVKFEACVPHEKKAGEKEGFSCFFCTFTSVRLSNLKRHLKTHSEEKCFVCHLCPKAFHTATLLHNHMNTHTGTKPYKCSECDTAFVTKGELSRHRRYKHTLEKPFKCTICEYSSVEASKMRRHVRSHTGERPYPCGLCSYASKDAYKLKRHMLTHTGEKHYECCICQARFTQSGSMKIHMLQKHGENVPKHQCPHCSTFISRKSDLDVHLRNLHSYVEEAIKCRDCEAVFHERYTFLQHKKTHRVALQSFQDVSTVKNEHCASEMF from the exons attGACAGAGATAATGGTGCCATTGCGTTTGAAAATAACATCCAGCAGCTGAGTCCATCTgaagagggggaaggaaagaaacttTTTTCCACAGTTGGGGAAACAAAGAGCCAAAGCTGCAAAGACAATGAGAATTTGTCAGAGATGTGTAATGAAAGTAAAGAGCAGGAATATACAACTGTATCAGAAAATGCCAAGACTGTAAAATTTGAGGCTTGTGTGCCACAtgagaaaaaag caggagaaaaagaaggttTCAGCTGTTTTTTCTGCACATTCACCTCAGTCAGATTATCAAACCTGAAGCGTCATTTGAAAACCCATTCTGAAGAGAAATGTTTTGTGTGTCACCTCTGCCCTAAGGCTTTTCATACAGCAACTCTTCTGCACAACCACATGAACACACATACAG GGACCAAACCCTACAAATGCAGTGAGTGTGACACAGCATTTGTGACCAAGGGTGAGCTGTCCCGACACAGGCGATACAAACACACTTTAGAAAAGCCTTTCAAGTGCACAATATGTGAATACTCCAGTGTAGAA GCCAGCAAGATGAGACGGCACGTTCGCTCGCACACAGGAGAGCGTCCCTATCCCTGTGGCCTGTGCAGTTATGCCAGCAAAGATGCTTACAAGCTGAAAAGGCACATGTTAACTCACACAG GGGAAAAGCACTATGAATGTTGTATTTGCCAGGCCAGATTCACTCAAAGTGGTAGCATGAAAATCCACATGTTACAGAAGCACGGAGAAAATGTCCCAAAACACCAGTGTCCACATTGTAGTACCTTTATTTCCCGAAAAAGTGATTTAG ATGTCCACTTGCGAAATCTCCATTCCTACGTGGAAGAGGCGATCAAGTGCAGGGACTGCGAGGCCGTTTTCCACGAGCGCTACACTTTCCTTCAGCACAAGAAGACTCACAGAG ttgcCCTGCAATCATTCCAAGATGTCTCTACTGTGAAAAATGAACATTGTGCCAGTGAGATGTTTTAG